Within the Rubrobacter calidifluminis genome, the region CGGTCGCCGTCGGGGTGATCTCGCACCTCGGCCCCGGGGACTACGTGGCGAGCACCCACCGGGGCCACGGGCACGCCATCGCCAAGGGCTGCGACGTCAAGGCGATGATGAAGGAGATCTACGGCAAGGCCGGCGGGATATGCAAGGGCAAGGGCGGGAGCATGCATATCGCGGATCTGGACAAAGGCATGCTCGGGGCCAACGGGATCGTCGGCGGCGGGCCGCCGCTGGTCTGTGGTGCCGGTCTCTCGGCCAAGATGCGCGGCACGCGGGGGGTCGCCGTCTCGTTCACCGGCGACGGCGGCTCGAACCAGGGCACCACCCTGGAGAGCATGAACCTCGCCAGCGTGTGGAACCTCCCGGTAGTCTTCGTCATCGAGAACAACGGCTACGCCGAGGCCACCTCGACGAACTACTCGGTCAAGGGCCTGGACATAGCCAAGCGGGCCGAGGGGTTCGGCATACCGGGGGTGGTCGTCGACGGATTCGACTTCTTCGCCGTCCACGAGGCCGCAGGAGAGGCGATAAGGCGCGCCCGCGAGGGGGGCGGCCCCTCGCTCATCGAGTGCAAGACGAGCCGCTACTACGGCCACTTCGAGGGCGACGCCCAGACCTACCGCGCCCCGGGTGAGGTCGAGGAGCTTAGGCGCGAGAAGGACTGTCTCAAGCGTTTCTCCGAGAGGGTCGTCTCGGCCGGGCTCGTCGAGAAAGAGGAGCTGGAGAGGATAGACGATGAGGTGAGGAACCTCATAGACGAGGCCGTCCGGGAGGCCAAGGCCGCGCCTGACCCGAGGGCGGAGGACCTCCTCGCGGACGTGTACGTCAGCTACCGGTAAGGAGGCGACCGTGGCGCGCAGCATCACCTTCATGCAGGCGATAAACGAGGCGCTCGCGCAGGAGATGGAGCGCGACGAGCGCGTGATCGTCATGGGAGAAGACAACGCGGGCGGCGCGGGATCCCCCGGAGAGGACGACGCCTGGGGCGGCGTGATGGGCGTCACCAAGGGCCTCTACCAGAAGTTCCCCGGACGCGTGCTCGACACCCCGATCAGCGAGTCGGCTTTCATCGGAGCCGCGGCGGGAGCGGCCGCCTCGGGTCTCAGGCCCGTCGCCGAGCTGATGTTCGTCGACTTCTTCGGGGTGTGCATGGACCAGATCTACAACCAGGCCGCCAAGTTCCGCTACATGTTCGGCGGCAAGGCCGTGACCCCCCTCGTCATAAGGACGATGTACGGGGCGGGGATCCGCGCCGCGGCCCAGCACTCCCAGAGCCTCTACCCCATCTTCACCCACATCCCCGGCCTCAAGGTCGTCGTCCCCTCCAACCCCTACGATGCGAAGGGGCTCATGATCGCCTCTATCCGCGACGATGACCCCGTGATGTTTTTCGAGAACAAGGTCCTCTACGCCACCGAGGGCGAGGTGCCAGAGGAGCCCTACGAGATACCTCTGGGCGAGGCCGAGTACGTGCGCGAGGGAGACGACGTCACCATCGTCGCGATAGGCCGGATGGTGCAGATGGCCCAGGAAGCCGCGGAGGCGCTCGCCGACGAGGGTATAGAGTGCGAGATCGTCGACCCCAGAACCACCTCGCCGCTCGACACGGAGACGATCTTCGAGAGCGTCGAGAACACCGGAAGGCTCGTCGTGGTCGACGAGTCGAACCCGCGCTGCAGCCTCGCCGCGGACATCTGCGCGCAGGTCGCCCAGGAGCTCTTCGACGATCTCGAAGCCGCGCCGAAGATGGTCACCGCCCCCCACACCCCACCGCCGTTCTCCCCGGTGCTCGAGGACCTCTACGTCCCCGACGCGGAGAGGGTCGCCGCGGCGGTGAGGGAGGTCACGGGTGCGGGGGCGAAGGCTTGAGCGAGACGCAGCAGATCATCCGCCTCACCATGCCCAAATGGGGTCTCACCATGACCGAGGGAACGGTCGTGCGGTGGCTCGTCGGTGAGGGCGAGGAGGTCTCGAAGGGCGACGAAATAATCGAGGTGGAGAGCGAGAAGATCAACAACGCCGTCGAGTCCCCGGCCTCCGGCGTCCTGAGGCGGCACGTCGCGCAAGAAGGCGACGTGCTGCCCGTCGGGGGTCTCCTCGGCGTGATCGCCGACGCCTCGGTGCCGGACTCCGAGATCGAAGCCTTCGTCGAGGGGTTCCGCGAGAGCTTCGTCCCACAGGAAGAGGAGGCGGCGGGCCCCGCACCCGAGACCGTCGAGGTCGACGGGAGGGAGATCCAATACCTGAAGATGGGCGAGGGAGCCGCCACGCCGCTCATCCTCATCCCGGGCTTCGGCGGCGACATAAACATCTTCGTCTTCAACCAGCAGACCCTCTCGGCCGAACGCCCGGTCTACGCCGTAGACCTCCCGGGGCACGGCGGCTCCTCGAAGGACGTCGACGGCGGGAACCTCGCCTTCTTCGTCCATACCGTAGCGGGCTTCCTGGACGCTCTCGGAATCGAGCGGGCACACCTGGCGGGGCACTCGATGGGCGGGCTCGTGGCGGCGGCGTTCGCGCTCGAGCACCCCGGGAGGGTGTCATCGCTCACCCTGATCTCGAGCGCCGGGCTCGGGGAGGAGATAAACGGCGATTACATCGAAGGCTTCATCGCGGCGAACCGCCGCAGGCAGATGAAGGACGTCCTCGGGCTCCTCTTCGCGAACCCCGAGCTGGTGAACCGCCAGCTCGTGAACGACGTGCTGCGCTACAAGCGGCTCGACGGGGTGGACAACGCGCTGCGCACGATAGCGGAGAACCTCTTCCCCGGGGGACATCAGGCGAACGTGCTCGACCTCGGATCGCTCGGAGTGCCGGTCCTCGCGGTCTGGGGCTCGGAAGATGCGATCGTACCGGTCTCGCACACTGAGAACCTCCCCGAAGGCGCCCGGGTGGAGGTGATCGAAGGCTCCGGGCACATGTCTCACATGGAGGAGGCCGGGAGGTTCAACCGCATCCTCTCGGGGTTCCTCGCCGAAGCAGAGCGTTGACGAGCGCAGGCATCATCGCCAACCCGGCCTCCGGGCGCGACATCCGCAGGCTCGTCTCCGGGGCCTCGGTCTTCGACAACGCGGAGAAGGGCAACATGGTCTACCGCCTGATGGTGGGCCTCGGCGCGGCAGGCGTCGAGCGGGTCGTGATGATGCCCGGCGCCTCCGGGATCTCGGAGAGCCTCAGGCGCAACCTGCTCGGCAACTCTTCGAGGGGAAAAGACGCCCAGGCTCTCCCGGAGCTCGAGGTCCTAAAGATGCGGCTGCGCCACGACCCGCGCGACACGGCGGAGGCGACGGAGGAGATGTGCGAGCGGGACGTGTCGGTCCTGATCGTGCTCGGGGGCGACGGGACCAACAGGATCGTCGCCGGGCACTGCGGAGAGGTCCCGCTCTGCCCGCTCTCGACCGGCACCAACAACGCCTTCCCGGAGATGCGCGAGGCGACCGTGGCCGGCATCGCCTCGGGACTCGTCGCGACCGGCCGGGTGAAGGGCGCGCTGCGCCGGGAGAAGCTGCTGCGCGTCGCGGTGAACGGGGACCAGGAGGATCTCGCGCTCGTGGACGTCGCGACGAGCACCGACGCCTTCGTGGGGGCACGGGCCCTCTGGCGGCCGTCGGAAGTCTCCGAAGTCTTCGTCACCCGCGCCTCCCCGGAGTCGACCGGGTTCTCGGCGGTGGCGGGTCTCATCGAACCTGTCCCACCCGAGGCGCCGTACGGGCTCCACCTGAGGCTCGTCGCACCAGGGGAGGCGAAGATCACCATCCCGGCCCCGCTCGCGCCGGGGCTCGTCGTGCCGGTCGGGGTGGCCGAGGTACGGCGCCTGGAGCCAGAAGAGGAGGTCGAGCTCGCACCCTTCTCCGGATGTGTGGCGCTGGACGGCGAGCGCGAGCTTGAGGTCTCGGAGCGGGACCGGGTTACGGTGCGGCTGGATCCCGACGGACCGTTCACCATCGACGTGGGGAAGGCCATGCGCGAAGCGGCGCGGTGGGGCCTGATGAACGGCGGCATCCCCGGAAAGGAGGACGAAGGATGAGCCTGAACCCGCAGACGGAGCAGCTGCTCAGGCAGATGGAGCAGGAGCAGGTTCCGGACATCTCCGAGATGGACGTACCGCGGGCGCGGAAATTCCTGGAGGAGGCGTTCGGTGAGGCCGGCGCGGAGGAGGTCGCGCGGGTACACTCCCTCACAGTCCCGGGCCCTGCGGGGCGGCTCCCGGTCAGGATCTACGACCCGGGCGGCGACGGACGGCGGCCGCTGCTCGTCTTCTACCACGGTGGCGGCTGGGTGATCGGCAACATCGAGAGCCACGATCCCGTCTGCCGGGCGCTCGCGCGGGCCTCAGGGTACGCGGTCGCCTCGGTCGAGTACCGGCTCGCCCCGGAGAGCGCCTTCCCCGCCGCCCCGGAGGACTGCTACGCGGCGACCCGCTGGCTCGCCGGGAACGCCCGGGAGATGGGCTACGACGCCTCGCGCCTGGTGGTCGCCGGTGATTCGGCCGGTGGGAACCTGGCCGCGGTCGTCGCGCTCATGGCCCGCAGGCAGGGAGGGCCGGAGATCTCCCGGCAGGTCCTCATCTACCCCGCAGTGGACCTAGGGGGCCGTTACCCCTCCCACGAGGAGAACGGCGAGGGGTACTTCCTGACCACGGCGGCGATGGAGTGGTTCGTGACCCACTACATCCAGGACGAGGCCGCAGCGAAGAGCTGGATGGCCTCTCCGCTGCTGGCGGAGGACCACTCCGGGCTCCCGCCGGCTGTCGTCCTCACCGCCGGCTTCGACCCCCTGCGCGACGAGGGACGGGCTTACGCCCGGAAGCTGCGCGAGGCCGGGGTCAAGGTGGAGGAGATCCGCCACGACGACCAGATCCACGGCTTCGTCTCGATGCTCGGCCTCCTCGACGACGCCCGCTCCGCGATAGAGGAGCTGGCCGAGAGGATCAGATGAAGATATCCAGCGGCAGGAGCGCCGAGACCAGCATGTTCGGCACGTCGACGGTCTGGCTTATCCTGAGGTCCACCGCCACGCTGCACAGGGCGTAGGCCTGCTGGCGATCGTAGCCCCGCTCGCCGAGGTGTTCGATCATGTTGAGCAGCGCGTTCTTCGCAGCCAGGGTGATGTCCTCCCCCGTACTCTCCCCGTCCCGGCTCACCCCGATACCGGTGGTGGCGTAGAAGCGGCGCGGGGCGGCGAGCTCTGGCGCGGTGAAGTAGTCGTCGCGGTAGAAGCGCAGGTCGCGGATGCCCCTCCTCTCCGCCTCGCCCTTGTGGACGAAGAAGCGCAGGTGCACCCGGGAACGCATCTCTATCCCGGTACCGCACGCCTCGCAGTCTCCCTGCGCGTAGTGGATGTCCCCGGTCGAGACGAGCGCCCCTTCCCGGTAGACCGGGATCAGGACGGTGACCCCCGGAGAGAGCTGCTTGATGTCCAGGTTCCCCGCGATCTCACGCGGCGGGATGGTCCTCAGCCCCTCCTCCGCGATGCGCCCGCCGGGGACGGCCCCGGCGGGGTCCGGTGGGAGAGCAAACCCGCCGCGCGAGGCCACCGCCGCCTCCCGCTCGGTGATCGTGCGCCGGAGCTCCGCGCTCGGGGCGAGGCCGAGGGAGGCTAGGTGCGGGTTGTAGCGCAACCTCACGCCGGGGAGTTGTTCGGACTCGGCGTACTCGGTGCCGTTGAGACGCCAGTGGACTATGTAGGGCTCTGGAAACTCGTCGCGCAGGAAGCCGAAGCCGGGCACCTCGACGGTGTACCCCCACTGGTCCCACGGGTCGGGCTCTATGGCCAGCGCCTTGACCTCCAGCAGGTCTCCGGGTTCGGCGCCTTTGACGTAGACCGGCCCGGTCAGCGGGTGGACGGGACCGAGGTCGAGTCTGCCGACGTCATCGGCGGTCGATGTGGGGTCGAGCTGCCCGTCGAAGGCGTCGCGGGTCTCGTAGATCACGGCATCTCCGGGGTCCACCTCGACCACCGGCTCCAGGTCCTCGTGCCAGCGGTTGTGCCCGGTGTGGGGCTCGTCGGCGAGCCGCTTCGACGGATCTATCGAGATGATGTGCTCTTTGGGCATCCTCTCCCCTCTCTATCAGTCCGTGCCCACTTGAGGCTCATTTTAGCCGTTTTCACGCCCCGGACGCCCGGGATATAATCGCCGGGGATCAGGCGGAACTGCAGAGTCTCGTTCCCGGAGGTGCGGGTGGCGAAGAGGTTCTTGTACGGGCGCAGCGATGTAGGGGCTCACGGGAAGCCCGGGCGCCGGCGACCGATTTGGTGGGCGGGTGTGGCCGTGCTCACCCTGGCCCTGCTCGTACTCCTCGCCGCGGCGGGCGAGTGGTTCGTCTACCGGGACAGGATCTACCCTGGAATCACGGTTGCGGGCGTCTCCCTCTCCGGGAAGACCCCACAACAGGCAGCCGCAATCCTGCGCCAGCGCGCAAAAGGCCTCCCTGGAAAGTTCATCATCAGGCTGCCCGGAGGCAGGAGCGTCGCCCTCGACTCCTCCCAACTCGGCCTGAATCTCGACGCCGGAAAGAGTGCGAGGCGGGCCTACGAGGTGGGACGGGAGGGTTGGATCGGATCCCGCCTGGCGGGGATGGCCGGGGCCCTGCTCGGTTCGGGGCGCGTCGAGCCCGTCATAAGCTTTCGCGAGAAGTCGGCACGTCATGCCGTCGAGCAGCTCGCGGCGAAGCTCGACCACGGGCCCCGCGATGCCTCGGTAAATATAGACGGGGCCGATGTCAAGGTGATCCCCTCCCATACGGGGTACTGGCTCGACGTCTCCGCGACCGTGAGGAACATACACCGGGCGTCGGAGAACCTGAAGGCCCGGGCCGGGGCCGTCGGGCGCACCCTGGAACCGCGGGTCCGCACCCCGGCGGCGGAGGCTGCATCGGGCCAGATCCGGGCCGCCCTCTCCTCCCCGCTCACGCTCACGGCTGCGAACCACAGGTGGGTCTTCGATCCCGCTCAGGTCGCCCGGATGATAGACGTCTCCTCCCACGGCTCCCGGCTCGACGTAGGGCTGAGCAGGGAGGGCTTCGAGCGGGTGGCCTCCGGCATGCTCTCCTCCCTCGAGGTCTCCCCGCAGAGCGCCTCCTACAGTGTCTCCGGCGACGCCGTCGAGGTTCTGCCCTCGCACACCGGCCGCAGGGTGGAGGAGAAGAAGCTCCTCGCCGCCATGGAAGGCGGCCTGTTCTCCGGGGACCATTCCTTCCGCGTCCAGACCAGGATGGTAAAACCGAAGCTTACCACCCGGGAGGCACAGCGCCTGAAGCCCACCACGCTCCTCGGCTCTTACGAGACCGACTACACCTGGGATACCGAACCGGGACAGATGGCCAACTACAGGATAGCCTCCAACGCGATCAACAACACCCTCGTCGCACCGGGGCAGGTCTTCTCCTTCGACGACAAGACAGAGGGGCTACACTACCAGCCCTCCAAGGTGATCGAGAACGGCAAGGTCAAGGAGGCACTGGGCGGGGGGATGTGTCAGATCTCCTCGACGCTCTACATGGCGGCGAACTACGCGGGCCTCAAGGTCCTCGAACGCCACCCCCACTACGCCCAGCTCCCCTACATCCGGCCCGGCTTCGACGCGACGGTGTGGTTCGGCAGCGGGAGCGGCCCGGACTCCGGCAGGCTGGACATGAAGTTCAAGAACAACACGTCGGGGTATCTGCTCCTGAAGGAGTGGGTCGGGAGCGACGGCTACGTCCACGCCCAGATCTGGGGCCGCCCGACCGGCAGGCACGTCACGATGTGGTCGAAGGAGGTCGCCTCGGGTCCCGGCTACACCCGCTGGGTCACCTACAAAAAGGTCACGAAGGACGGCAGGGTCCTCTTCGACGGCGTGCTGCACGTGGACACCTACAAACCCCTGAGCATCTGAACCCGCGCTACAGCGCCCGCACCATGCCCCCGTCCACCAGCACGGCCTGCCCGGTGACGTAGGAGTTCGCCGGAGAGACGAGGAAGGTCGCGAGCCGGGCGAGCTCTTCCGGGGTGCCGTACCTGCCGAGCGGGATCCCGGCCTCGGATCGGGCCTTTGCTTCCTCGGGCGTGACGCCCATCTCCCGGGCCCGCGCCTCGTCGAGCTGCCTGACGCGGTCGGTCGAGATCCTGCCGGGTCCGATAGTGTTGACGAGTATCCCCTCGGGGGCGAGCTCCGCTGCCAGGCTCTTGGCGAGCCCGGCCACCCCGGCCCGGAAGGTATTGGAGAGCACGAGCCCCTCTATGGGCTGTTTTATCGAGGAGGAGGCGATGTTGAGGATTCGCCCGCTCCTGCTCGCACGCAGGTGGGGCAGCGCCTCGCGCACCAGCCGCACGACGCTGAGCAGGTTGAGCTCGAACGCCTCCCGCCAGGCCTCATCCCCGAAGTCCTCGAAATCCCCCGCCGGAGGCCCCCCGGAGTTGGTGACCAGCACGTCGAGCCCGCCGAGACGGCCCGCGGCCTCCGCGACCAGACGCCTCACATCCTCCGCCCGACGGAGGTCGGCCGCAACCCATCCGACCTGGCCCCCGGTTTCCCCGGCGATCCCGGCGGCGGCCTCCTCCAGCGTCCCTTTGCTCCGGCTCGTGATCACGACCCGCGCCCCCTCCGCCGCGAGCTCACGGGCCACCGCCCGCCCGAGCCCCCGGCTGGAGGCCGCGACCAGCGCTCTGCTCCCTTCGAGACCGAGATCCATCGCCTAACCAGCCTCCTCCACCCGACGCCCTATCTCCCCCAGCTGCTCCTCCGAAAGGCTCCGCTCGACGAGCGGGAAGAGCCGGCGCTCCTCGAGCCGGATGTGCTCGTCGAGCCGCTCCCCGATCTCGCTCAGTACATCAGCGTGTACTTCGTTTCTCTCCACCTGCTCCTCCAGCTCCATCACGAGCCCGCGTATGATGGCGTGGTCCCGCGCCGTGAGCACGACGGGCTCGGCCCCGAGATCCCCGCCGTAGCGGGCGTAGACCGGCAAGAGCACCTCCTCCTCGAGCCTGAAGTGCCCGCTCGTCTCCTCCCGCCAGAACGGCAGGAAGGCACGTCCGGCTCCGATCCTGGCCTCCACATCCTCACCCGCCGCCCGTCGCAACCTCCTGGCCTGCACG harbors:
- a CDS encoding thiamine pyrophosphate-dependent dehydrogenase E1 component subunit alpha, coding for MTEVVGAGALSREDLLEAYRTMRTIREFEERLHTEFATGEIPGFVHLYAGEEAVAVGVISHLGPGDYVASTHRGHGHAIAKGCDVKAMMKEIYGKAGGICKGKGGSMHIADLDKGMLGANGIVGGGPPLVCGAGLSAKMRGTRGVAVSFTGDGGSNQGTTLESMNLASVWNLPVVFVIENNGYAEATSTNYSVKGLDIAKRAEGFGIPGVVVDGFDFFAVHEAAGEAIRRAREGGGPSLIECKTSRYYGHFEGDAQTYRAPGEVEELRREKDCLKRFSERVVSAGLVEKEELERIDDEVRNLIDEAVREAKAAPDPRAEDLLADVYVSYR
- a CDS encoding alpha-ketoacid dehydrogenase subunit beta; translation: MARSITFMQAINEALAQEMERDERVIVMGEDNAGGAGSPGEDDAWGGVMGVTKGLYQKFPGRVLDTPISESAFIGAAAGAAASGLRPVAELMFVDFFGVCMDQIYNQAAKFRYMFGGKAVTPLVIRTMYGAGIRAAAQHSQSLYPIFTHIPGLKVVVPSNPYDAKGLMIASIRDDDPVMFFENKVLYATEGEVPEEPYEIPLGEAEYVREGDDVTIVAIGRMVQMAQEAAEALADEGIECEIVDPRTTSPLDTETIFESVENTGRLVVVDESNPRCSLAADICAQVAQELFDDLEAAPKMVTAPHTPPPFSPVLEDLYVPDAERVAAAVREVTGAGAKA
- a CDS encoding acetoin dehydrogenase dihydrolipoyllysine-residue acetyltransferase subunit translates to MPKWGLTMTEGTVVRWLVGEGEEVSKGDEIIEVESEKINNAVESPASGVLRRHVAQEGDVLPVGGLLGVIADASVPDSEIEAFVEGFRESFVPQEEEAAGPAPETVEVDGREIQYLKMGEGAATPLILIPGFGGDINIFVFNQQTLSAERPVYAVDLPGHGGSSKDVDGGNLAFFVHTVAGFLDALGIERAHLAGHSMGGLVAAAFALEHPGRVSSLTLISSAGLGEEINGDYIEGFIAANRRRQMKDVLGLLFANPELVNRQLVNDVLRYKRLDGVDNALRTIAENLFPGGHQANVLDLGSLGVPVLAVWGSEDAIVPVSHTENLPEGARVEVIEGSGHMSHMEEAGRFNRILSGFLAEAER
- a CDS encoding ATP-NAD kinase family protein; its protein translation is MTSAGIIANPASGRDIRRLVSGASVFDNAEKGNMVYRLMVGLGAAGVERVVMMPGASGISESLRRNLLGNSSRGKDAQALPELEVLKMRLRHDPRDTAEATEEMCERDVSVLIVLGGDGTNRIVAGHCGEVPLCPLSTGTNNAFPEMREATVAGIASGLVATGRVKGALRREKLLRVAVNGDQEDLALVDVATSTDAFVGARALWRPSEVSEVFVTRASPESTGFSAVAGLIEPVPPEAPYGLHLRLVAPGEAKITIPAPLAPGLVVPVGVAEVRRLEPEEEVELAPFSGCVALDGERELEVSERDRVTVRLDPDGPFTIDVGKAMREAARWGLMNGGIPGKEDEG
- a CDS encoding alpha/beta hydrolase, whose protein sequence is MSLNPQTEQLLRQMEQEQVPDISEMDVPRARKFLEEAFGEAGAEEVARVHSLTVPGPAGRLPVRIYDPGGDGRRPLLVFYHGGGWVIGNIESHDPVCRALARASGYAVASVEYRLAPESAFPAAPEDCYAATRWLAGNAREMGYDASRLVVAGDSAGGNLAAVVALMARRQGGPEISRQVLIYPAVDLGGRYPSHEENGEGYFLTTAAMEWFVTHYIQDEAAAKSWMASPLLAEDHSGLPPAVVLTAGFDPLRDEGRAYARKLREAGVKVEEIRHDDQIHGFVSMLGLLDDARSAIEELAERIR
- a CDS encoding acetamidase/formamidase family protein, with translation MPKEHIISIDPSKRLADEPHTGHNRWHEDLEPVVEVDPGDAVIYETRDAFDGQLDPTSTADDVGRLDLGPVHPLTGPVYVKGAEPGDLLEVKALAIEPDPWDQWGYTVEVPGFGFLRDEFPEPYIVHWRLNGTEYAESEQLPGVRLRYNPHLASLGLAPSAELRRTITEREAAVASRGGFALPPDPAGAVPGGRIAEEGLRTIPPREIAGNLDIKQLSPGVTVLIPVYREGALVSTGDIHYAQGDCEACGTGIEMRSRVHLRFFVHKGEAERRGIRDLRFYRDDYFTAPELAAPRRFYATTGIGVSRDGESTGEDITLAAKNALLNMIEHLGERGYDRQQAYALCSVAVDLRISQTVDVPNMLVSALLPLDIFI
- a CDS encoding VanW family protein, which translates into the protein MAKRFLYGRSDVGAHGKPGRRRPIWWAGVAVLTLALLVLLAAAGEWFVYRDRIYPGITVAGVSLSGKTPQQAAAILRQRAKGLPGKFIIRLPGGRSVALDSSQLGLNLDAGKSARRAYEVGREGWIGSRLAGMAGALLGSGRVEPVISFREKSARHAVEQLAAKLDHGPRDASVNIDGADVKVIPSHTGYWLDVSATVRNIHRASENLKARAGAVGRTLEPRVRTPAAEAASGQIRAALSSPLTLTAANHRWVFDPAQVARMIDVSSHGSRLDVGLSREGFERVASGMLSSLEVSPQSASYSVSGDAVEVLPSHTGRRVEEKKLLAAMEGGLFSGDHSFRVQTRMVKPKLTTREAQRLKPTTLLGSYETDYTWDTEPGQMANYRIASNAINNTLVAPGQVFSFDDKTEGLHYQPSKVIENGKVKEALGGGMCQISSTLYMAANYAGLKVLERHPHYAQLPYIRPGFDATVWFGSGSGPDSGRLDMKFKNNTSGYLLLKEWVGSDGYVHAQIWGRPTGRHVTMWSKEVASGPGYTRWVTYKKVTKDGRVLFDGVLHVDTYKPLSI
- a CDS encoding SDR family oxidoreductase, giving the protein MDLGLEGSRALVAASSRGLGRAVARELAAEGARVVITSRSKGTLEEAAAGIAGETGGQVGWVAADLRRAEDVRRLVAEAAGRLGGLDVLVTNSGGPPAGDFEDFGDEAWREAFELNLLSVVRLVREALPHLRASRSGRILNIASSSIKQPIEGLVLSNTFRAGVAGLAKSLAAELAPEGILVNTIGPGRISTDRVRQLDEARAREMGVTPEEAKARSEAGIPLGRYGTPEELARLATFLVSPANSYVTGQAVLVDGGMVRAL
- a CDS encoding hemerythrin domain-containing protein, which produces MKRHPALRKFSEDHHQGLVQARRLRRAAGEDVEARIGAGRAFLPFWREETSGHFRLEEEVLLPVYARYGGDLGAEPVVLTARDHAIIRGLVMELEEQVERNEVHADVLSEIGERLDEHIRLEERRLFPLVERSLSEEQLGEIGRRVEEAG